In Primulina eburnea isolate SZY01 chromosome 14, ASM2296580v1, whole genome shotgun sequence, the following proteins share a genomic window:
- the LOC140812185 gene encoding floral homeotic protein GLOBOSA-like translates to MGRGKIEIKRIENSSNRQVTYSKRRNGLMKKAKEISVLCDAQVSVIILANSGKMHEFCSPSTTFVDMLDQYHKLSGKRLWDAKHEQLDNEINRIKKENDSMQIELRHLKGEDVTSLNYKELMVLEDALENGTSALKIKQMEFVRMMRKHTEMMEDENQSLQFKLGQLHLNPMDEQHVMENHGAYDHHQQAHVPDYEAHMPFSFRVQPMQPNLQERF, encoded by the exons ATGGGAAGAGGCAAGATTGAGATCAAGAGGATCGAGAACTCGAGCAACAGACAGGTTACTTACTCGAAAAGGAGAAATGGGCTCATGAAGAAGGCCAAGGAGATTAGTGTTCTTTGCGATGCTCAGGTTTCTGTGATAATTCTTGCTAATTCTGGCAAGATGCATGAGTTTTGCAGCCCTTCGACAAC GTTTGTTGACATGTTGGATCAGTATCATAAGCTCTCTGGGAAAAGGCTTTGGGATGCTAAACATGag CAATTGGACAATGAAATCAACAGAATCAAGAAGGAGAATGACAGCATGCAGATTGAACTCAg gcATCTGAAAGGAGAAGATGTCACAAGTTTGAACTATAAAGAACTGATGGTGTTGGAGGATGCCCTTGAAAATGGGACTTCTGCTCTCAAAATCAAACAG ATGGAATTTGTGCGGATGATGAGGAAACAT ACAGAAATGATGGAGGACGAGAATCAGAGTCTCCAATTTAAGTTG GGCCAACTCCACTTGAACCCCATGGATGAACAACATGTGATGGAGAACCACGGTGCGTACGATCATCATCAACAAGCTCATGTTCCCGACTACGAAGCTCACATGCCTTTCTCCTTTCGCGTGCAACCGATGCAGCCGAACTTACAAGAACGCTTTTAG
- the LOC140812660 gene encoding ethylene-responsive transcription factor ERF017-like, with protein sequence MVKTGDSSSSGNVSKSNEVEFKYTGVRKRKWGKYVSEIRLPNSRERIWLGSYDTAEKAARSFDAALFCLRGPNARFNFPDDPPNIPGGTSLSPAEILVVSQQYGNSSCSGLPTGGDAEFDQAQVGGDDQEMEGTSPSWNSEGDGSLNSIDWSFLNMLNSSDENAGSEILGHVPDFELFHEPGYDVYLPPHIAAGNDDVDDHNIIFENEPSFLWNF encoded by the coding sequence ATGGTTAAGACAGGAGATTCATCTTCGTCCGGTAATGTGTCGAAGAGTAATGAGGTGGAGTTCAAGTACACGGGCGTGCGGAAGCGGAAGTGGGGGAAATATGTGTCGGAGATACGGCTTCCCAACAGCAGGGAGAGGATATGGCTCGGCTCGTACGACACGGCCGAGAAGGCCGCGCGGTCGTTTGACGCCGCCCTTTTTTGCCTTCGGGGACCTAATGCTAGGTTCAACTTCCCTGACGACCCGCCGAATATTCCCGGCGGCACTTCGCTGTCACCTGCTGAAATACTGGTCGTTTCGCAGCAGTATGGTAATAGCAGCTGCTCGGGCCTGCCGACGGGGGGAGATGCTGAGTTTGATCAGGCTCAGGTTGGGGGCGATGATCAGGAAATGGAAGGGACTTCACCGTCGTGGAATTCGGAAGGAGATGGATCTTTGAATTCGATCGATTGGTCTTTTCTTAATATGCTGAATTCATCGGATGAAAATGCTGGCAGCGAAATTTTGGGCCATGTTCCAGATTTTGAGCTTTTTCACGAGCCCGGTTATGATGTTTACTTGCCGCCACATATCGCCGCCGGAAACGACGACGTCGACGACCACAACATTATATTTGAAAATGAGCCATCTTTTCTTTGGAATTTTTGA